The following proteins come from a genomic window of Mycobacterium sp. DL:
- a CDS encoding LacI family DNA-binding transcriptional regulator encodes MSSQPAQPITAKPVMADVARLAGVSHQTVSRVINGSASIRPETKARVQQAIEELGYRPNTAARALVTRRSGIIGIVGTNSALYGPSSIQRSVQEAARAAGYFSSLVPLAEVTLETLRDALDHLARQSVEAIVMIAAQEDALAVVHSADAGLPLIVVEGDLSGRGLSVGVDQIGGARQATQHLIELGHRAIDHVAGPMNWTEAKGRCTGYEEAMRGAGLAPREFWEGDWTPARGYEIGRELVRRGEATAVFVANDQMAIGVLHAFAEASLSVPGDISVVGFDDIPEAGYLNPALTTVRQDFQAIGQRAIDLVMATLDGSTASVPLLPPQLIIRDSTAMHEEAL; translated from the coding sequence ATGAGCAGCCAGCCAGCCCAGCCGATCACAGCGAAGCCCGTGATGGCGGACGTCGCACGACTTGCAGGCGTCAGTCACCAAACGGTGTCGCGAGTCATCAACGGATCCGCCAGCATTCGGCCGGAGACGAAGGCCAGAGTCCAGCAGGCCATCGAGGAACTCGGGTACCGACCCAACACGGCCGCCCGGGCCCTGGTGACGCGACGGTCCGGAATCATCGGGATCGTCGGCACCAACAGCGCGCTGTACGGACCCTCGAGCATCCAGCGGTCGGTGCAGGAGGCCGCCCGGGCAGCAGGTTACTTCTCCAGTCTGGTGCCGCTGGCCGAGGTCACCCTGGAGACGCTGCGTGACGCGCTCGATCACCTGGCGCGGCAATCGGTCGAGGCGATCGTGATGATCGCCGCCCAGGAGGACGCGCTGGCGGTCGTGCACTCCGCCGACGCGGGGTTGCCGCTGATCGTCGTCGAAGGCGATCTGTCGGGACGCGGGCTCAGCGTCGGTGTGGACCAGATCGGCGGTGCCCGACAAGCCACCCAGCACCTCATCGAGTTGGGGCACCGGGCCATCGACCACGTTGCCGGACCGATGAACTGGACAGAGGCAAAGGGCCGCTGCACCGGTTACGAGGAAGCGATGCGTGGTGCCGGACTTGCCCCCCGGGAATTCTGGGAGGGGGACTGGACCCCTGCCCGCGGATACGAGATCGGTCGCGAGCTGGTGCGCCGAGGAGAAGCGACAGCCGTTTTCGTGGCCAACGACCAGATGGCCATCGGGGTTCTCCACGCGTTCGCCGAAGCGAGCCTGTCGGTCCCGGGCGACATCAGCGTCGTCGGATTCGACGACATCCCCGAAGCGGGATACCTCAATCCCGCTCTGACCACCGTCCGCCAGGACTTCCAGGCGATCGGTCAGCGCGCGATCGACCTCGTCATGGCGACGCTGGACGGGTCGACTGCCAGTGTGCCGCTCCTGCCCCCTCAACTGATCATCCGTGACAGCACTGCAATGCACGAGGAGGCGCTGTGA
- the chvE gene encoding multiple monosaccharide ABC transporter substrate-binding protein, translating into MRKSFVRVVGALAAVAVLTSVGCGRSTPTEAAQSGGERTGTVGIAMPTKSSERWVADGDNMAEQFQSLGYETDLQYGDDVVQNQVSQVENMITKGVRVLVIAPIDGSSLTNTLQRAADAGIPVVSYDRLIRGSENVDYYATFDNFQVGVLQASYIVDTLGLEQNEGPFTVELFAGSPDDNNATFFFDGAMSVLQPYIDSGKLVIRSGQTSFDQVATLRWDGGLAQSRMDNLLSRSYTSGRLDAVLSPYDGMSLGIISALKSSGYGTPANPLPVVTGQDAELASVKSIIAGEQTQTVFKDTRELAKAAVQMADSLLTGGSPEVNDTNTYDNGTKVVPAYLLEPVSVDKNNYQNALVESGYYTAAQVA; encoded by the coding sequence ATGCGCAAGAGCTTTGTTCGCGTCGTGGGTGCACTGGCCGCGGTAGCCGTACTCACCAGCGTCGGCTGCGGCCGTTCGACACCGACCGAGGCCGCCCAGAGCGGTGGCGAGCGCACGGGCACCGTCGGCATCGCGATGCCGACCAAGTCGTCCGAGCGCTGGGTCGCCGACGGGGACAACATGGCCGAGCAGTTCCAATCGCTCGGCTACGAGACCGACCTGCAGTACGGCGACGACGTGGTGCAGAACCAGGTGTCGCAGGTCGAGAACATGATCACCAAGGGCGTCCGGGTCCTCGTCATCGCACCCATCGACGGCTCGTCACTGACCAACACCCTGCAGCGCGCTGCCGATGCCGGCATTCCGGTCGTCAGCTACGACCGGTTGATTCGTGGGTCCGAAAACGTCGACTACTACGCGACATTCGACAATTTCCAGGTCGGGGTCCTGCAGGCGTCCTACATCGTCGACACCCTCGGTCTGGAACAGAACGAGGGACCGTTCACCGTCGAACTATTCGCCGGGTCTCCCGACGACAACAACGCGACCTTCTTCTTCGACGGCGCGATGAGCGTGCTTCAGCCCTACATCGACAGCGGCAAGCTTGTCATCAGGAGCGGTCAGACGTCGTTCGACCAGGTGGCCACGCTGCGCTGGGACGGCGGGCTCGCTCAGTCACGGATGGACAACCTGCTGAGCCGTTCCTACACCAGCGGTCGGTTGGATGCCGTGCTGTCCCCGTACGACGGCATGTCCCTCGGGATAATCTCCGCGTTGAAGAGCTCCGGTTACGGCACGCCCGCCAATCCGCTGCCGGTCGTCACCGGACAGGACGCCGAGTTGGCGTCGGTGAAGTCGATCATCGCCGGCGAGCAGACCCAGACTGTCTTCAAGGACACCCGCGAGCTCGCGAAAGCCGCCGTGCAAATGGCTGATTCGCTGCTCACCGGCGGTTCGCCGGAGGTCAACGACACCAACACCTACGACAATGGGACGAAGGTGGTGCCGGCGTATCTCCTCGAGCCGGTCAGCGTGGACAAGAACAACTACCAGAACGCCCTCGTCGAGTCCGGGTACTACACCGCGGCACAGGTCGCCTGA
- the mmsA gene encoding multiple monosaccharide ABC transporter ATP-binding protein, which translates to MDRTAAPLLEMRDITKRFGNVTALSEVNLTVHRGEIHAICGENGAGKSTLMKVLSGIYPHGSYSGEIVFDGRPGDFKDIRSSERRGIGIIHQELALAPVLSIAENIFLGNEHASAGVISWHETMTHAQQLLDRVGLSESPRTRISDIGVGKQQLVEIAKALSKKVQLLILDEPTAALNDEDSRHLLDLIVELRGQGLTCIIISHKLNEVMRVADNITILRDGRTIETRAVEHELTEEHIIRGMVGRDMVDRFPERSTHPIGEVTFAINDWTVFHPLDQQRKVVDDVSINVRRGEIVGLAGLMGAGRTELAMSVFGRSYGKKAGGTVFKDGQEIQTRTVSEAIAHRIAYATEDRKHYGLNLMDDIARSVTLASLPKVSRMSIINEHEETVVAERFRKDMRIKAQSVKATTGNLSGGNQQKVVLSKWIFADPDVLILDEPTRGIDVGAKYEIYMIINSLAAQGKAVIVISSELPELIGMCDRIYTLNEGRLTGEVAREDAAQETLMRYMMKGRT; encoded by the coding sequence ATGGACCGCACCGCCGCGCCACTACTCGAGATGCGGGACATCACCAAACGATTCGGCAACGTGACGGCCTTGTCCGAGGTCAACCTGACCGTGCACCGGGGTGAGATCCACGCGATCTGCGGTGAGAACGGCGCCGGAAAGTCGACGCTGATGAAGGTGCTCAGCGGGATCTATCCGCACGGCAGCTACTCCGGTGAGATCGTCTTCGACGGTCGGCCAGGCGATTTCAAGGACATCCGATCCAGTGAACGCCGCGGCATCGGGATCATCCACCAGGAACTCGCACTGGCCCCGGTGCTGTCCATCGCCGAGAACATCTTCCTCGGCAACGAGCACGCCTCGGCGGGGGTGATCAGCTGGCACGAGACCATGACCCACGCTCAACAACTGCTCGATCGGGTGGGTCTGAGCGAGAGCCCCCGTACTCGCATCTCCGACATCGGCGTCGGCAAGCAACAGCTCGTCGAGATCGCCAAAGCGCTGTCCAAGAAGGTGCAGCTACTCATCCTCGACGAGCCGACCGCAGCCCTCAACGACGAGGACAGCCGCCATCTGCTCGACCTGATCGTCGAGCTCAGAGGCCAGGGTCTGACCTGCATCATCATCTCGCACAAGCTCAATGAGGTGATGCGCGTCGCCGACAACATCACGATCCTGCGCGATGGCCGCACCATCGAGACTCGCGCTGTTGAGCATGAGCTCACCGAAGAGCACATCATCCGGGGCATGGTGGGCCGCGACATGGTCGACCGCTTCCCGGAGCGGTCGACTCACCCCATCGGCGAAGTCACCTTCGCCATCAACGACTGGACCGTGTTCCACCCACTCGATCAGCAGCGCAAGGTCGTCGACGATGTCTCCATCAACGTCCGGCGTGGTGAGATCGTCGGCTTGGCCGGGTTGATGGGAGCGGGCCGCACCGAGCTCGCAATGAGTGTCTTCGGCCGCAGCTACGGCAAGAAGGCCGGCGGAACGGTTTTCAAAGATGGACAAGAGATTCAGACGCGCACGGTGTCTGAAGCAATCGCGCATCGCATCGCCTACGCCACCGAGGACCGAAAGCACTATGGGCTCAACCTGATGGACGACATCGCCCGCAGCGTGACTCTGGCGTCGCTACCCAAGGTGAGCAGGATGTCGATCATCAACGAGCACGAAGAGACCGTCGTCGCCGAGCGGTTCCGAAAGGACATGCGCATCAAGGCGCAGTCGGTGAAGGCCACCACGGGAAACCTGTCGGGCGGCAACCAGCAGAAGGTGGTGCTCAGCAAGTGGATCTTCGCGGACCCGGACGTGCTGATCCTCGACGAACCCACCCGCGGCATCGACGTCGGTGCCAAGTACGAGATCTACATGATCATCAATTCTCTTGCTGCGCAGGGAAAGGCGGTCATCGTGATCTCCTCCGAACTCCCGGAGCTGATCGGCATGTGTGACCGCATATACACCCTCAACGAGGGTCGTCTCACCGGTGAGGTGGCACGCGAGGACGCCGCGCAGGAGACGTTGATGCGCTACATGATGAAGGGACGCACTTAG
- a CDS encoding sugar ABC transporter permease YjfF (membrane component of a putative sugar ABC transporter system), producing MSTRTAMRPRVVATDLMQRARGRYLSPLASLVLFVVMFSAVITRYDFASPAQVFLNLLVDNAYLIVLAVGMTFVLLTGGIDLSVGSVVALSTVIVATTLQAGWPMPLAVGTVLVVGPTLGLMMGLVIEYFDVQPFIVTLAGMFLARGLCYVISVDTLPINDPVLREVGLNYVYLYEDKFIRWTVVIALAVVVIAVYVLHQTRFGRTVYAVGGNRHSAQLMGLNASRSRVSVYAISGLCAALAGLLLAAQKLSGYSLNGVGLELDAIAAAVIGGVLLSGGVGFVLGSVVGVLVLGTIQTFVTAANLDSY from the coding sequence ATGAGCACTCGGACCGCGATGAGACCTCGTGTCGTCGCCACAGACCTGATGCAGCGTGCCCGGGGGCGCTACCTGTCGCCGTTGGCCTCGTTGGTGCTGTTCGTCGTGATGTTCTCCGCGGTCATCACCCGCTACGACTTCGCCAGCCCCGCCCAGGTGTTCCTGAACCTTCTGGTGGACAACGCCTATCTGATCGTGCTCGCGGTCGGGATGACGTTCGTACTCCTCACCGGTGGTATCGACCTGAGCGTGGGTTCGGTGGTGGCGCTGTCCACCGTGATCGTGGCCACCACCTTGCAGGCGGGCTGGCCGATGCCGTTGGCCGTGGGCACCGTGCTGGTGGTGGGACCCACCCTCGGCCTGATGATGGGCCTGGTCATCGAGTATTTCGACGTCCAACCGTTCATCGTCACCCTCGCCGGAATGTTCCTGGCGCGCGGGCTGTGTTACGTGATCAGCGTGGACACGCTGCCGATCAACGATCCGGTGCTCCGTGAGGTCGGGTTGAACTACGTCTATCTCTACGAGGACAAGTTCATCCGCTGGACTGTGGTGATCGCCCTCGCCGTCGTGGTGATCGCCGTTTATGTCCTGCACCAGACCCGTTTCGGCCGCACGGTGTACGCCGTCGGAGGCAACCGGCATTCCGCACAGCTGATGGGGCTCAACGCGTCCCGGTCACGAGTCTCGGTCTACGCGATCAGTGGACTCTGTGCCGCCCTGGCCGGACTGCTGCTGGCGGCCCAGAAGCTGTCCGGATACAGCCTCAACGGTGTCGGTCTGGAGCTCGACGCCATCGCGGCGGCGGTCATCGGTGGTGTGCTGCTCTCCGGCGGCGTCGGCTTCGTGCTCGGCTCGGTGGTCGGGGTGCTCGTGCTGGGCACCATTCAGACTTTCGTCACCGCGGCGAACCTCGACTCGTACTAG
- a CDS encoding ABC transporter substrate-binding protein: MNRFLSSVIGIVTVGALAACGSGPAPGGGDGEGSGDGQITMGFSQVGAESGWRTANTTSIQDAAQDADIDLKFSDANGEQENQISAIRSFIQQRVDVIAFSPVVRTGWDAVLLEAKNAAIPVILTDRAVDTQEPDVYKTFVGADFVREGQWAGEWVVKEYASAPGPVNIVQLEGTTGSDPAMERSSGFAEAIAADPKLTVISSQTGDFTRSGGKQVMEAFLKANPAIDLVFAQNDDMALGAMEAIEAAGMTPGQDIKIVAIDATRDGMQALADGKFNFIVECNPLLGPELMTLAEKVVAGEEVPTRVVTPDETFDQQHAAAVLPDRKY, from the coding sequence GTGAATAGATTTCTCTCTTCGGTGATCGGCATCGTGACCGTGGGCGCGCTGGCCGCGTGCGGCAGCGGACCCGCCCCGGGCGGCGGTGACGGCGAGGGGTCTGGTGACGGGCAGATCACGATGGGCTTCTCTCAGGTGGGCGCCGAGAGTGGGTGGCGCACCGCGAACACGACGTCCATCCAGGACGCTGCGCAGGACGCCGACATCGACCTCAAATTCTCCGACGCCAACGGCGAGCAGGAGAACCAGATCTCTGCGATCCGCTCGTTCATCCAGCAGCGTGTTGATGTGATCGCGTTCAGCCCGGTGGTGCGCACCGGATGGGACGCCGTCCTGCTGGAAGCCAAAAATGCCGCGATTCCCGTCATCCTCACCGATCGTGCCGTCGACACCCAGGAACCCGACGTCTACAAGACCTTCGTCGGGGCGGACTTCGTCCGGGAAGGGCAGTGGGCGGGCGAGTGGGTGGTCAAGGAGTATGCGTCGGCCCCAGGGCCGGTCAACATCGTTCAACTCGAGGGCACGACCGGTTCGGACCCGGCGATGGAACGCAGTTCGGGCTTCGCCGAGGCGATCGCTGCGGACCCCAAGCTCACGGTGATCTCTTCGCAGACCGGTGATTTCACCCGTTCGGGCGGCAAGCAGGTGATGGAGGCCTTTCTCAAGGCCAACCCGGCGATCGACCTGGTCTTCGCGCAGAACGATGACATGGCGCTCGGGGCGATGGAAGCCATCGAGGCGGCCGGAATGACACCGGGTCAGGACATCAAGATCGTGGCCATCGATGCCACCCGCGACGGTATGCAGGCTCTCGCCGACGGCAAGTTCAATTTCATCGTGGAGTGCAATCCGCTGCTCGGCCCCGAGTTGATGACCTTGGCCGAGAAGGTGGTCGCCGGTGAAGAGGTCCCGACCCGCGTGGTGACCCCGGATGAGACCTTCGACCAGCAGCACGCGGCCGCGGTACTGCCCGATCGCAAGTACTGA
- the araB gene encoding ribulokinase, whose protein sequence is MSGEKYTVGVDFGTLSGRALVVRVSDGRELASAEHSYAHGVITERLPGSEVRLPPQWALQMPGDYLDVLRTAVPEAVVRAGVDPTDIVGIGTDFTACTMVPVRADGTPLSDLEEFHDRPHAYVKLWRHHSPQPQADRINAVAAQRREYWLARYGGLISSEWEFAKALEILDEDPAVYHAMDHFVEAADWIVWQLSGSYVRNACSAGYKGIRQDGRYPSREFLASVRPEFAGFVTDKLDHPIGQLGERAGYLTEQAAQWTGLPSGIPVAVGNVDAHVTVAAADAMESGQLVAIMGTSTCHVMNAEVLREVPGMCGVVDGGIGTGSWGYEAGQSGVGDIFGWFVDNCVPESHQVEARRRDLSLHEYLTELAGRQQVGEHGLVALDWHSGNRSVLVDHELSGVMIGQTLATTCVDMYRALLEATAFGTRMIVETFVANGVPVTELVVAGGLLKNKLLMQIYADAVGLPLSVVPSTQAPALGSAIHAATAAGEFSDVRTAAKQMGRRHRNAYTPIPANVAAYEQLYREYVTAYDWFGRGNDMMRRLRRIGSPETAMEPTS, encoded by the coding sequence GTGAGTGGCGAGAAGTACACAGTGGGAGTCGATTTCGGCACCCTTTCAGGTAGGGCACTGGTCGTGCGCGTCAGCGACGGCCGGGAACTCGCCAGTGCCGAGCACTCCTATGCGCACGGTGTGATCACCGAAAGGCTTCCCGGAAGCGAAGTCCGGCTTCCGCCGCAGTGGGCGCTGCAGATGCCTGGCGACTACCTCGATGTGCTGCGCACCGCCGTGCCGGAGGCCGTCGTGCGGGCAGGTGTTGATCCCACTGACATCGTCGGGATCGGTACCGATTTCACGGCCTGCACGATGGTGCCGGTGCGCGCCGATGGAACCCCGCTCTCCGATCTCGAGGAGTTCCACGATCGCCCACATGCCTACGTCAAGCTGTGGCGTCACCATTCCCCTCAGCCTCAGGCCGATCGAATCAATGCCGTTGCCGCACAGCGGCGAGAGTATTGGCTTGCGCGCTACGGCGGGTTGATCTCGAGTGAATGGGAGTTCGCGAAGGCGCTGGAGATCCTCGACGAGGACCCGGCGGTCTACCACGCCATGGACCACTTCGTGGAAGCGGCGGACTGGATCGTCTGGCAGCTGTCGGGCAGTTATGTCCGCAATGCCTGCAGTGCCGGTTACAAAGGAATCCGCCAGGACGGCCGGTATCCGTCCCGGGAGTTTCTCGCATCGGTGCGCCCGGAGTTCGCCGGCTTCGTCACCGACAAACTGGATCACCCGATCGGCCAACTGGGGGAGCGGGCCGGGTATCTGACCGAGCAGGCGGCCCAGTGGACCGGACTGCCGAGCGGGATCCCCGTCGCCGTCGGCAACGTCGACGCCCACGTCACCGTCGCGGCGGCCGACGCGATGGAGTCAGGGCAACTGGTGGCGATCATGGGAACCTCGACCTGCCATGTGATGAACGCCGAGGTGCTGCGTGAGGTGCCCGGGATGTGTGGCGTGGTCGACGGCGGAATAGGAACGGGCAGTTGGGGATACGAAGCAGGGCAGTCAGGGGTCGGAGACATCTTCGGCTGGTTCGTCGACAACTGCGTCCCGGAGAGCCATCAGGTCGAGGCGCGTCGTCGAGATCTGTCGCTTCATGAGTATCTGACCGAGCTTGCCGGTCGCCAACAGGTCGGCGAACACGGACTCGTCGCGCTCGACTGGCACAGCGGAAACCGCTCGGTACTCGTCGATCACGAACTGTCGGGCGTGATGATCGGGCAGACGTTGGCGACCACCTGTGTCGACATGTACCGGGCGCTGCTGGAGGCCACCGCGTTCGGCACCCGGATGATCGTGGAGACGTTCGTCGCCAACGGCGTCCCGGTGACCGAGTTGGTGGTCGCCGGCGGGCTGTTGAAGAACAAGCTACTCATGCAGATCTACGCCGACGCTGTCGGACTGCCTCTGTCGGTGGTGCCGTCCACGCAGGCTCCCGCGCTGGGCTCGGCCATCCACGCCGCAACGGCAGCAGGCGAATTCAGCGATGTGCGCACCGCGGCCAAACAAATGGGCCGGCGGCACCGCAACGCCTACACCCCGATTCCTGCCAATGTTGCTGCCTACGAACAGCTCTACCGCGAGTACGTCACCGCCTACGACTGGTTCGGTCGCGGCAACGACATGATGCGCCGACTCCGGCGTATCGGATCACCGGAAACCGCTATGGAGCCCACCTCATGA
- a CDS encoding ABC transporter permease gives MIKKLTASPLVWPALALAALLAVNVVLTPSFLSIRVQDGHLFGSLIDILRNGAPTMLVALGMTLVIASRGIDLSVGAVVAVSGALACAHIASAADPAGAGTVITAMGIALGVAVGLGLWNGMLVSVFGVQPIIATLVLMTAGRGIALFITDGQIVTVTSAPFKVLGAGYAFGLPVAILVSLSVFVLVGLLVRRTALGMLLESVGINPDASRLAGVRYRSIVFAVYVFCALCAGVAGLMIASNISAADANNAGLWIEMDAILAVVIGGTSLLGGRFSLTGTILGALIIQTLTTTVYTVGITPETTLVFKALVVIAVCLLQAPKFRQMFSRRRSRPTSQPGNSAPGSAPAAMPLSIPEPATGPTSSTSAVAMK, from the coding sequence GTGATCAAGAAACTGACCGCGTCACCGCTGGTGTGGCCGGCGTTGGCGCTGGCGGCGCTGCTGGCTGTGAATGTTGTTCTGACACCCAGCTTCCTGAGCATCCGCGTGCAGGACGGCCACCTCTTCGGCAGCCTCATCGACATTCTGCGCAACGGCGCGCCCACCATGCTGGTGGCGCTCGGCATGACACTGGTGATCGCGTCGCGCGGAATCGATCTGTCCGTCGGTGCGGTGGTGGCGGTCAGCGGCGCGCTGGCGTGTGCCCACATCGCTTCAGCCGCGGATCCGGCCGGTGCGGGCACCGTCATCACCGCGATGGGCATCGCACTCGGTGTCGCCGTGGGCCTGGGGCTGTGGAACGGAATGCTGGTCTCGGTGTTCGGGGTCCAGCCGATCATCGCCACGCTGGTCCTGATGACGGCAGGCCGCGGAATCGCGCTGTTCATCACCGACGGCCAGATCGTCACGGTCACCAGCGCACCGTTCAAGGTGCTCGGGGCCGGTTACGCCTTCGGACTACCGGTGGCGATCCTGGTGAGTCTGTCGGTGTTCGTGCTGGTGGGGCTGTTGGTCCGGCGCACCGCGCTGGGCATGCTGCTCGAGTCCGTCGGTATCAACCCCGATGCCAGTCGGCTCGCGGGTGTGCGGTACCGATCGATCGTTTTTGCGGTGTACGTCTTCTGCGCGTTGTGCGCCGGGGTCGCCGGTCTGATGATCGCGTCCAACATCTCGGCAGCCGACGCCAACAACGCGGGGCTGTGGATCGAGATGGACGCCATCCTGGCGGTCGTCATCGGCGGCACATCACTGCTGGGTGGACGGTTCAGTCTGACCGGAACCATCCTGGGCGCCTTGATCATCCAAACTCTGACGACGACGGTGTACACCGTGGGGATCACCCCCGAGACCACGCTGGTGTTCAAAGCGCTGGTGGTCATCGCCGTCTGTCTGCTTCAGGCACCCAAGTTCCGGCAGATGTTCTCGCGGCGCCGATCCCGACCCACCAGCCAACCCGGCAACTCGGCTCCTGGGTCGGCACCGGCAGCGATGCCGCTTTCGATCCCCGAGCCCGCAACCGGACCGACGTCGTCGACGTCCGCGGTGGCGATGAAATGA
- a CDS encoding sugar ABC transporter ATP-binding protein, which produces MTAPVSGRSDAAVVQMRAVTIDFPGVKALDGVDFRLLPGEIHALMGENGAGKSTLIKALTGVYDIDSGSITVDGVEQRFTGPRQAQESGISTVYQEVNLCTNLTVAENILLGREPRRLGRIDYRAMNRRAAELLGDLDLTIDPSSTLGAHPIALQQLVAIARATAVSARVLILDEPTSSLDADEVAELFRVMRRLRDGATAILFVSHFLDQVYEISDRMTVLRNGRLVGEYPTAALDRVKLVAAMLGHELDLLEEIRDTVAADSVAAGETILSAQGIARPPAVHPVDFQVHRGEVVGLAGLLGSGRTELARLLFGADRASSGRVTVNGKAASVRSPRAAIAKGFAFSSEDRKGEGIIGELTIRDNLVLALQARRGFARPLSKKTKDDLVGRYMEALDIRPRDPWALVKNLSGGNQQKVLLARWLITEPQLFILDEPTRGIDVGAKAQIQKLVADLATDGMGVVFISAELDEVARISDRIAVLREGHCIAEVGTECTVRELTALIAGGSEQ; this is translated from the coding sequence ATGACAGCACCGGTCTCCGGGCGTAGCGACGCCGCGGTGGTCCAGATGCGCGCGGTCACCATCGACTTCCCGGGTGTGAAGGCCCTCGACGGCGTCGACTTCCGGCTGCTGCCTGGCGAGATCCACGCCCTGATGGGTGAGAACGGCGCCGGCAAATCGACCCTGATTAAAGCGCTCACCGGCGTCTACGACATCGACTCCGGCAGCATCACCGTCGACGGCGTCGAACAGCGCTTCACCGGCCCGCGCCAGGCGCAGGAGTCAGGCATCAGCACCGTCTACCAAGAGGTGAACCTCTGCACCAATCTGACTGTCGCAGAGAACATCCTGTTGGGCCGAGAACCGCGCCGGCTGGGGCGTATCGACTACCGCGCGATGAACCGTCGGGCGGCGGAGCTGCTCGGCGACCTCGATCTGACCATCGATCCCAGCTCAACCCTGGGCGCCCACCCGATCGCCCTTCAGCAGCTTGTCGCGATTGCCCGCGCGACGGCGGTATCTGCGCGGGTGCTGATCCTCGACGAGCCGACGTCGAGCCTCGACGCCGACGAGGTCGCCGAACTGTTCCGCGTGATGCGACGCCTGCGCGACGGTGCCACGGCGATTCTCTTCGTCTCCCATTTCCTCGACCAGGTCTACGAGATATCCGATCGAATGACGGTCCTGCGCAACGGTCGTCTGGTCGGCGAATACCCGACGGCGGCGCTGGACAGAGTGAAGCTGGTGGCCGCGATGCTCGGCCACGAACTCGATCTACTGGAGGAGATCAGGGACACCGTCGCCGCGGACAGCGTCGCTGCCGGTGAGACGATTCTCAGCGCACAGGGCATCGCGCGCCCGCCTGCGGTTCATCCGGTGGACTTCCAGGTTCACCGCGGCGAGGTGGTTGGCCTGGCAGGTCTGCTGGGATCGGGCCGAACCGAGTTGGCGCGCTTGCTCTTCGGTGCCGACCGGGCGAGCAGCGGCCGGGTGACCGTCAACGGCAAGGCGGCGTCGGTGCGTTCCCCGCGCGCCGCGATCGCCAAAGGTTTCGCGTTCTCCTCCGAAGACCGCAAGGGCGAGGGGATCATCGGCGAGCTCACCATCCGCGACAACCTGGTCCTGGCACTGCAGGCCCGACGCGGGTTCGCGCGGCCGCTGTCGAAGAAGACCAAAGACGATCTGGTGGGTCGCTACATGGAGGCCCTCGACATCCGGCCCCGCGATCCGTGGGCGCTGGTGAAGAACCTCAGCGGCGGCAACCAGCAGAAGGTACTGCTTGCGCGGTGGTTGATCACCGAGCCGCAGCTGTTCATCCTCGACGAACCCACCAGGGGCATCGACGTGGGTGCCAAGGCACAGATCCAGAAGCTGGTCGCCGATCTGGCGACCGACGGCATGGGGGTGGTGTTCATCTCCGCTGAGCTCGACGAGGTCGCGCGGATCAGCGATCGGATCGCGGTTCTGCGAGAGGGGCACTGCATCGCCGAGGTCGGCACGGAGTGCACTGTGCGGGAACTGACCGCGCTCATCGCCGGGGGGAGTGAGCAGTGA